The Chloroflexota bacterium genome includes the window TCCGCAGCCTGGGCCCGACCGTCCAGGCCCGTGCGGCGGTGTTGACTGGCGAGGCGGCCGTCACGCTGGGCGCCATCAACCAGGGCATGGTGGCGGGCGACCTTGTGAACACCGCATCACGCCTCCAGTCGGTGGCACCTCCCGGATCGGTCCTGGTGGGGGAGTCGACCCAGCGTGCGGCGGGCCGGGCCATCGCCTTCGAGGAAGCGGGCGAGCATGTCCTCAAGGGAAAGTCGGCCCCGGTGCCGGCCTGGCGGGCGCTGCGCCTGGTGGCCGAAGTCGGCGGCCGAAACCGCGCCGAGGGCCTTGAGGCACCATTCGTCGGGCGCGATGACGAGTTGCGGCTGTTGAAGGAGCTGTTCCTCGCGACCGGCCGCGAGTCTCGGATCCGGCTTGTATCGGTCATCGGCCCGGCGGGAATCGGAAAGTCGCGGCTGGCCTGGGAGTTCCTGAAATACGTGGACGGCCTGGTCGGTGACACGTGGTGGCACAGCGGTCGGTCTCCCGCCTTTGGCGAGGGCATCACCTTCTGGGCACTGGGCGAGATGGTTCGCGGCCGCTGCGGGCTGGTCGAGACCGATGACGAACCAACCACCCGGAGCAAGGTGCGAACCGCGATCCGGCAGTGGATCACCGATGAACGCGAGCAGGAGTGGGTCGAAGGGGCACTGCTTTCGCTGCTCGGAGTGGAGTCAAGCGGCGGGTCCGAGGAGCTGTTTGCGGCGTGGCGCACGTTCTTCGAGCGTATCGCGGCCCACGCGCCGGTGGTCATGGTTTTCGAGGATCTCCACTTCGCCGATTCAGGGACCCTGGACTTCATCGACCACCTCCAGGAATGGAGCCGTGGCCTACCGATCTATGTTGTCACCCTGGCCCGTCCCGAGCTCCTGGAGAAGCGGTCGGACTGGGGGGCCGGCAAGCGCAGCTTCACGTCGCTGTACCTCGAGCCGCTGCCCGAAGCCGCCATGCGCGAGATGCTCGCCGGCCTCATCCCAGGTCTCCCGGACCGCGCGGCGGCGGCCATCGTGGCCCGGGCGGACGGCATCCCGCTGTACGCGGTGGAGACGGTTCGCATGCTCCTGGCCGAGGGGCGCCTGACCGAAAAGGACGGCGTCTACGCCCCGGTCGGGGATCTCACCGAGCTCGCCGTGCCCCAGACGCTCACCGCCCTTGTGGCCGCCCGCCTGGACGGGTTGGAGCCTGCCGATCGGTCTCTCGTCCACGACGCCGCCGTTCTGGGGCAGTCCTTCACGACGGACGGCCTGGCGGCCGTGTCCGGCGTGGCCACCGACCTGGAGCCGCGGCTGACAGCGCTGGTCCACCAGGAGCTGTTCACGCGGGACACCGATCCGCGGTCGCCCGAACGCGGGCAGTACGCGTTCGTCCAGGCCCTCATCCGCGAGGTCGCCTATAACACGCTGGCCAAGCCGGACCGCAAGGCCCGTCATCTGGCCGCCGCTCGCTACTTCGAGTCGCTGGGCTCCGATGAGCTGGCAGGTGCCCTCGCGGGCCACTATCTCGCCGCCCATGCCAGCGCCGCGGCCGGTCCAGAGGCCGATGCACTGGCCGTCCAGGCGCGGATCGCGCTCCGGGCAGCGGCTGACCGAGCGGTAGCCCTGGGGGCCCACGACCAGGCCGTCGCATTCCTGGACCAGGCCCTGACCGTGACCACTGATCCTGCCGAGCAGGGTGACATCATCGAGCGAGCGGCCTCGTCAGCGACCACCGCCGCGCGCTACGTGCACGCAGAAGCCCTTTGCCGGCAGGCCATCGACCTGTACCGCGGCCTGGGCGACCGGGTCGGAGTGGCCCGTGCGACCACTGCCCTCGGCTCCGCACTGCTGTACAACGCTCAGGCGGAGGCTGCCATCAATCTCCTCGAGCCCGCTTCGGCTGAGTTCGCCGACCTGGCTCCCGATCCCGTCGTCGTCGCGCTGGACGGGATGCTCCTCAACGCCCTGGGTTTCGGGGAACGGTTTTCGCAGGCGCTGGGCGTGGCCGAGCGTGTGCTCGAGGCCGCGGAGCACCGCGGCCTCACCGAAGTGCTGGCGGATGCCCTCCTCGCCAAGGGAGCGACCCTGGCCGCTCTGGGCCGCGTCCGGGAGGGGATCGGAATCATCAAGGCCGGCGAGGACCTCGCGCGCGATGCCGGGCTCACCGCCTTGCACCTGCGCGGGATCATCTCGCGAACGTTCTTCGAGCTCGAGATCGATAACCGGCGAGCCCTGGCCGGCATGCGGGAGGGACTAGAGCTGGCTCGCCGCACGGGCGAGCGCCGGATCATGCTGCGGTTCGCCAACAACGTCGGTTTCACCGCCTACCTCGGCGGCGAATGGGACGAGGCCATCGCAACCTTGGAAGGACCGCTGGCCGAGGACCTGGAACCGAACCATCGGGTTGGGCTGCTGGGAAACGCCCTCGTGGTACGGGCTTCGCGAGGGGAGTCGATCGCGGATGGGCTTGCCGAGCTCGATCGGCTGGCGGGTGGGAGCAATGATGTCGGCTTGGCATCGTTGAGATTGTCGGTGTTCGACGCCAGGGGCAGCGAAGCCTTCGCGGCTGGTCGTTTCGAAGATGCTCGCACCGCATGGCTTCGCGTGGTGGAGCTCGACACCACCCAGGGCCCCTCGTATTACTACCAGGCAGCACGGGCCGGGCTCTGGGACCGCGACCTCGATGCAGCCCGGTCCGACTTACGGGCCCTGGACGGAACCGGCGTCCATGGCGGGGTCGTTGAGATCCGCCGCGCGACCATCCGTGCCGGTCTGGCCGCCCTCGAGGGTCGGCCCCGCGAGGCCGCTGCCGCCTACCGAGAAGCGATCCGCGACTTCGAGGACCAGCATCTCGCCTTCGACGCCGCCCTGACCGCCCTCGACATGACCGCCTTCGTGGGAATCTCGGAACCAGAAGTAGGCCCGATCGCGGCCGCTGCACGAGCGTTCTTTGCCCGCGTCGGAGCCAGGCCGTTCGTCGAACGGCTCGATGCCACGGTAGAGACTGCGGACAGCGCGGGTCCGGCGACGGATGGGATGCCGGTCGATGGCGCCGCGTTGACTGTTACGGCCAGCTCGGCGGCATCGGTCAGCGCGCTTCCAGCCGAATAATGAGCTCGTCACCTACCAGATATTGTGGTGTGTTGGTACCGCATACCGGATTCTGGGCGTAGCGACCCACAGGTTCCACATTGGCTCCGGTGGGCGAATCCGACCGCACTGGGACCCCTGGGACGGCCGCGATAAGGGCTCAGATAAGGGCTCGGATCGGCGCTCACCGCGCGAGCAGCTCACTCGACTTCCCATGACCCGCCAGAGCGGGCCAGAGCCCAGATGGAACCAATCGCCCCCAGCCGTGCCCATACCAAACGAAGGCGGTCATCTTGGTCGCCACGCGTAGGGTGAGCAGCATGCAGAACGATCTGGTGGTACGGGCGTCAGCCGGCGACCATGCCGCGTTCTCCCAGCTGGCAGCTGCTGCAATCGGCGGGCTGTACCGCGTCGCCCACCTGATCCTGCGGGATGGCGACCTTGCCAACGACGCCGTCCAGAACGCCCTGATCGCCGCCTGGCAGGACATTCGAGCTCTGCGCGACCCCGACCGCTTCGACGCCTGGCTGCACCGGCTGACGGTGCGCGCCTGCTACCGCGTCGCACGCAAGGAGCGGCATCGGGCCTTCACGGAGGTGCAGCTGGTGCCGATGCACGAGGTTCCATCGGTCGACGATGACCAGCGCCTGCTGGCGGTTCGCGATCAGCTTGAGCGCGGCTTTCGGCACCTATCGGCGGAGGAGCGGGCCGTACTCGTGCTCCATTACTACCTCGACCTGCCGTTGGCGGAGGCTGCCGACATGATGGGCATTCCGCTGGGCACCATGAAATCGCGACTCAACCGCGCCACCCAGGCGCTTCGGGCTGCGCTCGATGCGCAGGATCGGGCTTCGGCAGTCTCGACGGGAGGCATCGCATGACCAGTGAGCGCCAGTTCGACGCGCTGCTTCGATCGTGGCTTGAGGAATCGGCGCCGTCTGGCCAGCCGCAGGGCCTGCTCGAGTCGGTGCTGACCGCGACGGGTCACACCCGCCCCCGTCCGGCATGGCTGGTCCGCTTGCTCGATGAGCCGATGCCTGAGACAGGCCGCCCGGGACTGAGCCGCTTCGCGCCCTTGGCTCTCGCTGGGACAGCCGTTGTCGTCGCCCTGGTAATTGGCATCGGCCTCTTCCTGCGATCGCTCAACGTCGGTCCGAGCCCGACGCCCAGCGGGCAGCCCAGCCCGAGCGAACTCGCAGGACCATCAGCAGGACCGACCTCGTCCGTCGTCTCGGGTCCGGCAGGGGTCTGGATCGCCACCGGGACGATGGGTACGCCCCGCTCTGGTCACACCGCGGTGCGCCTCCTCGACGGCAGGGTGCTCGTTGCGGGCGGCTCGGGAGCCAATAATGAGGACCACCTGACCTCCGCCGAGTTGTACGACCCGGACAGCGGGACCTGGTCCGCCACCGGGAACATGCTCAAGCCCCTCGCTGGCTTCCCGGCCACGCTGCTGCGCGACGGCAAGGTGCTTGTGGGGGATGTCGACGACCCGACGGCGGACGAGCCGATCGGCGGCGCAGAGGTGTACGACCCGGACAGCGGAATCTGGACCGCCACCGGGAAGATGCTCATGACTGGCGACACGGCCACCACGGCCACGTTGCTGCGCGATGGCAAGGTCCTCGTGATCGGCAACGACGGCAGCGCCGAGCTGTACGACCCCGACAGTGGGACCTGGACCGCCACCGGGACGATGACCACACCGCGGCACAGCCACGCGGCC containing:
- a CDS encoding adenylate/guanylate cyclase domain-containing protein; amino-acid sequence: MAERRVVSVLFADLIGFTPFAEERDAEEVRDTLSRYFDLASDVIRRYGGTVEKFIGDAVMAVWGAPTAHEDDAERAVRAGLDLVDAVRSLGPTVQARAAVLTGEAAVTLGAINQGMVAGDLVNTASRLQSVAPPGSVLVGESTQRAAGRAIAFEEAGEHVLKGKSAPVPAWRALRLVAEVGGRNRAEGLEAPFVGRDDELRLLKELFLATGRESRIRLVSVIGPAGIGKSRLAWEFLKYVDGLVGDTWWHSGRSPAFGEGITFWALGEMVRGRCGLVETDDEPTTRSKVRTAIRQWITDEREQEWVEGALLSLLGVESSGGSEELFAAWRTFFERIAAHAPVVMVFEDLHFADSGTLDFIDHLQEWSRGLPIYVVTLARPELLEKRSDWGAGKRSFTSLYLEPLPEAAMREMLAGLIPGLPDRAAAAIVARADGIPLYAVETVRMLLAEGRLTEKDGVYAPVGDLTELAVPQTLTALVAARLDGLEPADRSLVHDAAVLGQSFTTDGLAAVSGVATDLEPRLTALVHQELFTRDTDPRSPERGQYAFVQALIREVAYNTLAKPDRKARHLAAARYFESLGSDELAGALAGHYLAAHASAAAGPEADALAVQARIALRAAADRAVALGAHDQAVAFLDQALTVTTDPAEQGDIIERAASSATTAARYVHAEALCRQAIDLYRGLGDRVGVARATTALGSALLYNAQAEAAINLLEPASAEFADLAPDPVVVALDGMLLNALGFGERFSQALGVAERVLEAAEHRGLTEVLADALLAKGATLAALGRVREGIGIIKAGEDLARDAGLTALHLRGIISRTFFELEIDNRRALAGMREGLELARRTGERRIMLRFANNVGFTAYLGGEWDEAIATLEGPLAEDLEPNHRVGLLGNALVVRASRGESIADGLAELDRLAGGSNDVGLASLRLSVFDARGSEAFAAGRFEDARTAWLRVVELDTTQGPSYYYQAARAGLWDRDLDAARSDLRALDGTGVHGGVVEIRRATIRAGLAALEGRPREAAAAYREAIRDFEDQHLAFDAALTALDMTAFVGISEPEVGPIAAAARAFFARVGARPFVERLDATVETADSAGPATDGMPVDGAALTVTASSAASVSALPAE
- a CDS encoding kelch repeat-containing protein, with amino-acid sequence MTSERQFDALLRSWLEESAPSGQPQGLLESVLTATGHTRPRPAWLVRLLDEPMPETGRPGLSRFAPLALAGTAVVVALVIGIGLFLRSLNVGPSPTPSGQPSPSELAGPSAGPTSSVVSGPAGVWIATGTMGTPRSGHTAVRLLDGRVLVAGGSGANNEDHLTSAELYDPDSGTWSATGNMLKPLAGFPATLLRDGKVLVGDVDDPTADEPIGGAEVYDPDSGIWTATGKMLMTGDTATTATLLRDGKVLVIGNDGSAELYDPDSGTWTATGTMTTPRHSHAAILLPDGRVLVAGGHAPFDFPTDSAELYDPDTGSWTAIANMNAPRDVITATLLRDGKVLVVGQTSTSSADRWAELYDPATGAWTATGDMARPGTSYQTATLLSDGTVLVAGGVNGIDPEPPFRAAELYDPDTRSWTTTGTMLEWRVGSPATLLLDGRVLVAGGDDTPGSAQLYVPGSGQ
- a CDS encoding RNA polymerase sigma factor; the protein is MQNDLVVRASAGDHAAFSQLAAAAIGGLYRVAHLILRDGDLANDAVQNALIAAWQDIRALRDPDRFDAWLHRLTVRACYRVARKERHRAFTEVQLVPMHEVPSVDDDQRLLAVRDQLERGFRHLSAEERAVLVLHYYLDLPLAEAADMMGIPLGTMKSRLNRATQALRAALDAQDRASAVSTGGIA